The candidate division WOR-3 bacterium genome segment CTTACCACCAAGTTCTAAAGAACACCGTTTTAAGGTCTTTCCGCAAACTTCGGCAATTCTTTTACCAATTTCTGAGGAGCCAGTAAAGGAGACGCCGCAAATATCTGGATGATTAATTATTGCTTCGCCAATTTTGCCGCCAGAACCATAGACAATATTCACCACACCATCAGGAATTCCAGCCTGGACTAAGGCATCAACAAATTCACCAGCACTGGCAGGAGTATAGGTTGCTGGTTTGAAGACAACAGTATTACCACAAAGTAATGCGGGAAAGATTTTCCAGGAAGGAATTGCCATGNNNNNNNNNNGCCCCAAACACCGATAGGTTGACGAATCACAAATGCCATCTTATTAGAAAGTTCTGAAGGTGTGGTATAAGAAAATAGTCTTCTGCCTTCACCCGCCGCATATAAGCCAGTATCAATTGCTTCTTGGACATCGCCTCTGGTTTCTTTAAGCACTTTACCCATTTCTCGAGTCATAATTCGTGCCAGTTCTTCTTTGCGTTGGATTAAGATTTCTGTTGCCTTACGAATGATTTCCCCGCGTTTTGGTGCTGGCACTTTGCGCCA includes the following:
- a CDS encoding aldehyde dehydrogenase family protein, translated to MAIPSWKIFPALLCGNTVVFKPATYTPASAGEFVDALVQAGIPDGVVNIVYGSGGKIGEAIINHPDICGVSFTGSSEIGKRIAEVCGKTLKRCSLELGGK
- a CDS encoding aldehyde dehydrogenase family protein: MAKIYKNLINGKYVESSSGKTYKDLNPANQDDVVGIFPLSEVEDVNKAVSAAKKAFEKWRKVPAPKRGEIIRKATEILIQRKEELARIMTREMGKVLKETRGDVQEAIDTGLYAAGEGRRLFSYTTPSELSNKMAFVIRQPIGVWG